The Nycticebus coucang isolate mNycCou1 chromosome 8, mNycCou1.pri, whole genome shotgun sequence genome has a window encoding:
- the LOC128591892 gene encoding AP-1 complex subunit sigma-2-like, with product MQVLLLFSRQGKLRLQKWYIPLPDKEKKKITAELVQTVLARKPRTCGFLEWRDLKIVYKSYASLYFCCATEDQDNELITLEIIHRYVELLDNCFGSVSELDIIFKFEKAYFILDEFLLGGEVQETSKKNVLKAIEQADLLQEKTETLYHSRSFIGRKRAY from the coding sequence ATGCAGGTGCTGTTGCTTTTTAGCCGCCAGGGAAAGCTTCGACTGCAGAAATGGTACATCCCTCTGCcggacaaagagaagaaaaagatcaccGCAGAACTTGTTCAAACCGTTTTAGCCCGGAAACCTAGAACGTGCGGCTTTCTGGAGTGGCGAGATCTTAAGATTGTTTACAAATCCTATGCGAGCCTGTATTTTTGCTGTGCTACTGAGGACCAGGATAATGAACTAATTACCCTGGAAATAATTCATCGTTACGTGGAATTACTGGACAACTGTTTTGGCAGTGTGAGTGAACTGGATATCATCTTTAAGTTTGAgaaggcttattttattttagatgagTTTCTTTTGGGAGGGGAAGTTCAGGAAACATCCAAGAAAAATGTCCTTAAAGCAATCGAGCAGGCCGACCTACTGCAGGAAAAAACAGAGACTCTGTATCACAGCCGGAGTTTCATTGGGCGTAAGAGAGCGTACTAG